The Mycobacterium avium subsp. avium genomic sequence CTCGGCGTCCCCGAAGCCCCGGGTGGCCAGGGCCGGCGTGCCCACCCGCAACCCGGAGGTGACCATCGGCGGCCGGGGATCGTTGGGCACGGCGTTGCGGTTGACGGTGATGCCGATCTCGTGCAGCAGGTCCTCGGCGGCCTGGCCGTCGAGCTCCGAGTTGCGCAGGTCGACCAGCACCAGGTGGACGTCGGTGCCGCCGCTGACCACCGACACGCCGGCGGCCGCCACGTCGGCGCCCGACAGCCGCTCGGCGAGGATGCGCGCCCCGGACAGGGTGCGCCGCTGCCGGTCGGCGAACTCTTCCGTGCCGGCGATCTTGAGCGCGACGGCCTTGGCGGCGATGACGTGCATGAGCGGCCCGCCCTGCTGGCCCGGGAACACCGCGGAGTTGATCGACTTGGCGTACTCCTGCTTGCCCAGGATCAGGCCGGAGCGCGGGCCGCCGAGCGTCTTGTGCACGGTGGTGGACACCACGTCGGCGTGCGGAACCGGGGACGGGTGCAGCCCGGCGGCGACCGGGCCCGCGAAGTGTGCCATGTCGACCCACAGCTTGGCGCCGACCTCGTCGGCGATCGACGCGAACGCCGCGAAGTCCAGCACCCGCGGGTAGGCCGACCAGCCGGCGATGATGACCTTGGGACGGAACTCGAGGGCCTTGGCCCGCACCGCGTCCATGTCGATCAGGTGCGTGGTCGGGTCGACGCCGTAGAAGCCGACGTCGTAGAGCTTGCCGGAGAAGTTCAGCTTCATGCCGTGCGTCAGGTGCCCGCCGTTGGCCAGGTCCAGACCCAGCAGCCGCTCCCCCGGCGTCATCAGCGCGTGCAGCACGGCCGCGTTGGCCTGGGCACCCGAATGCGGCTGCACGTTGGCGAAGTCGGCGCCGAAGAGGGCCTTGGCCCGATCCCGGGCGATGTTCTCCACCACGTCGACGTACTCGCAGCCGCCGTAGTAGCGGCGGCCGGGCAGCCCCTCGGCGTACTTGTTGGTCAGCACGCTGCCCTGGGCCTGCAGCACCGCGCGCGGGACGAAGTTCTCCGAGGCGATCATCTCCAGCGTGTCGCGCTGGCGGCCCAGCTCCTGACCCAGCAACCCGGCGATGTCGGGGTCGATGTCGGCGAGCGGCGCCGACATCAGCGACGCCGTGTCGGATGCGGTGGGGCGAGCGTCAGGTGCAGCAGTCACGGCGCCAGTCTATCCAGGGCCGGCTTTTCGCCAGCCCTGCCGTCGGGCGCGGGCGAGCCCCTGCCACACTTGCACTATGCCGCGGCTTAGCGAGCCGAGCCCGTATGTGGAGTTCGACCGAAAGCAATGGCGTGCGCTGCGTATGTCCACGCCGCTGGCCCTCACCGAGGAGGAACTGGTCGGCCTGCGCGGTCTGGGCGAACAAATCGACCTGCTGGAAGTGGAAGAGGTCTACCTGCCGCTGGCCCGGCTCATCCACCTCCAGGTGGCCGCCCGGCAGCGGTTGTTCGCCGCCACCGCCGAGTTCCTCGGCGAACCTCAGCAA encodes the following:
- the glyA gene encoding serine hydroxymethyltransferase; this translates as MSAPLADIDPDIAGLLGQELGRQRDTLEMIASENFVPRAVLQAQGSVLTNKYAEGLPGRRYYGGCEYVDVVENIARDRAKALFGADFANVQPHSGAQANAAVLHALMTPGERLLGLDLANGGHLTHGMKLNFSGKLYDVGFYGVDPTTHLIDMDAVRAKALEFRPKVIIAGWSAYPRVLDFAAFASIADEVGAKLWVDMAHFAGPVAAGLHPSPVPHADVVSTTVHKTLGGPRSGLILGKQEYAKSINSAVFPGQQGGPLMHVIAAKAVALKIAGTEEFADRQRRTLSGARILAERLSGADVAAAGVSVVSGGTDVHLVLVDLRNSELDGQAAEDLLHEIGITVNRNAVPNDPRPPMVTSGLRVGTPALATRGFGDAEFSEVADVIATALAGGRGADLAALRDRVTRLARDFPLYEGLEDWSLVGR